From Chryseotalea sp. WA131a:
TTAATGGCCGAAATTGCAGAGGCTGGCTTTGACACGTTTATGGAAACCGAGAAAGGTTTTGAAGCGTATGTTGAAGAAAAAAATTTCAATGCCGACTTATTTGATAGTATCAAAGAAAAATATAAAGCAGTAAACCCTTTGCTGTTTTTTTACGATCAGGTAAAAAAGCAAAATTGGAACGAGGAGTGGGAAAAAAACTTGCAGCCAATTATTGTGGACAATCGCTGTTTGGTTCGGGCCGAGTTTCACAAAATCGAAAAGCAATATCCCTACGAGATTATCATTACACCCAAAATGTCGTTTGGTACAGGGCATCATCAAACAACTTACTTGATGATTCAAAGTCAGCTCGATATAGATCACACCAATAAACGCGTGATGGATGCGGGGTGCGGAACGGCTATTCTTTCCATCATGGCATCTAAACTAAAAGCCAAAGAGGTTGAAGCTTTTGATATTGACGAGTGGAGCGTGATCAACGGAACCGAAAACATACAAAACAACCATTGTCAGAACATTCATATCCATCAAGGCAAAATTGACGATATGAAATTTGAGGGAAAGTTCGACCTCATTTTGGCTAATATCAATAAGAACATTCTACTTTCAGAAATGAAAAGCTATGCAAATTATTTAGTTGCGGGTGGGCAACTATTGATCAGCGGTTTTTATACCCACGATATTGGTGACTTGTTGAACGAAGCGAATAAACATCAGTTGACGGAGGTAAGCAGAAAAGATAGGGAGACCTGGGCTGCGGTTTTACTTGAGAGAAAATAAGAAAAGCCTCGGAGGAGGCTTTCCCAGGACGGGACTTGAACCCGTACAGATATTACTATCCCGCTTTCAGCGGGACGTGTCTATCAATTCAGAATATGGAAGCTGTAAAAAACAAAAGCCTCTCATCGAGGCTTCATTATGTACCCAGGACGGGACTTGAACCCGTACAGATATTACTATCCCGCTTTCAGCGGGATGTGTCTATCAATTCAGAATATGGAAGCTGTAAAAAACAAAAGCCTCTCATCGAGGCTTCATTATGTACCCAGGACGGGACTTGAACCCGTACAGATATTACTATCCCGCTTTCAGCGGGACGTGTCTATCAATTCAGAATATGGAAGCGGTAAAAAACAAAAGCCTCTCATCGAGGCTTCATTATGTACCCAGGACGGGACTTGAACCCGTACAGATATTACTATCCACAGGATTTTAAGTCCTGCGTGTCTACCAATTCCACCACCCGGGCATTTCAAAAAAATTCAGCAGCCAAATACCACCGAACCAGAACAAAAATGCCCCGCTTAGCGAGGGGCATTTTCTGTCCATTCTGAGCGGGAAACGAGACTCGAACTCGCGACCCCGACCTTGGCAAGGTCGTGCTCTACCAACTGAGCTACTCCCGCTTATCAACTCCTAAACCGAGCTTTTGAGCCCAATTCCCCCAAAAGGGAGTGCAAAGTTAATCTCCCAGTTTAAATTTCCAAATCACAATTTATCCGTAGGATGCCTAATTTCTTTGGGCTGGCCAAAGTGCTTCTCATTAAAAGCCCCTGAATTGCCTTTGGGGATCGACAATGACTCGAATTCATCACCCTTCAAAATCTTGGCTTGGTACAAAATCTGACCCACATGGTGTGGATAATGGGCCAACTGCCGTTGAATGGCCTCAAGTACGGTTTGGCCCTCGTTTCGGATATAGATTACCTTCAGCAAATCATCAGGCTTTATAGAATCAAGGGCATTCAACAAGCAAGTCCATCCTTTTTCCCAAGCAACCAGCATGGCTTGTTTATTAGGGTAAGCCTCTTCAAATTCGGCTTCGCGATTACGCCAATCTTTCTCACCATCGGTGGTCATAAAATCAGTCCAGCGAGAAAGCATATTGCCGCTGAGGTGGTGAACAATCAAGGCAATGCTGTTGCTTGCCTCGTTGGGCTTTTTCATCATCTGTTCATCGGTTAACTGTGCCATGGCTTGTTCTCCTAATTTCTTGTAATACCGAAAGAACTTAATGGCGCTTTCCAGAAATTTTTCTTCTATCATATCTGTTTTCTACTTAGCGATTTAAACGACAGGGAACACGAAAAAGATTTTTGGCATTAAACCATTTTGTAAATTTCACCTCTAATGGAACTAAAACCAATTTATAATATGAAAACATTAATTAGTTGCTTGTTAATAATTGCGCTCGCATTTAGCGCGCAGGCGCAAGGCAGAAAAAGAGCTGGCCAAGCTAGGGAAGCTCGCGAGGGGAAAGTGAGCGGTCAAACCATTGATGCCAGCCAAGTGCCCGATGCTGTGAAAAATGCATTCAGTGCCACTGGAGCCACTGCCATACGTTGGGAAAAGCATGAGGCCAAGGGCAAATCAGAAAAATCGTATGTGAAGTATGTAGCAATTTATGATCAAAATGGAATTCGTTCGAGGGCTCGTTACAAAGAAGATGGCACTGCTTTAAGTTCATCAAAATACTTGAAGGCAGAGCAATTGCCAGCGAATATCAAATCGGCAGCAGAGACAAAAGCGCAAGGCATGAAAGTGATGGGTGGTGAAGAATTTAAAACCAAAAAAGGTGAAGTGTTTTACAGGGTGTTTACTCGTGGTGGAGGTTCTAAAACTGTAACAGTTTTCGATTCGAATGGGCAACCGGTTACAAAAGATAAAATGCACGAAGAACTAAAGGAATCAGAAGGAGAACAAGAAGGGGACGGAAATTAAATCAGGCAATAAAAAAAGGGCTTCGTCAAAAGCCCTTTTTTGTTTTTTAGTTCGGCCTCAAAATCACTTTCCCAAAGAAGAAATCAAGTCCGCATGCATTTAATCTTATCTACAAAACCTTTCAAAATCATTGGCTGGCTG
This genomic window contains:
- a CDS encoding DUF1572 family protein codes for the protein MEEKFLESAIKFFRYYKKLGEQAMAQLTDEQMMKKPNEASNSIALIVHHLSGNMLSRWTDFMTTDGEKDWRNREAEFEEAYPNKQAMLVAWEKGWTCLLNALDSIKPDDLLKVIYIRNEGQTVLEAIQRQLAHYPHHVGQILYQAKILKGDEFESLSIPKGNSGAFNEKHFGQPKEIRHPTDKL
- the prmA gene encoding 50S ribosomal protein L11 methyltransferase yields the protein MYYTRLQVVCDLEFTEILMAEIAEAGFDTFMETEKGFEAYVEEKNFNADLFDSIKEKYKAVNPLLFFYDQVKKQNWNEEWEKNLQPIIVDNRCLVRAEFHKIEKQYPYEIIITPKMSFGTGHHQTTYLMIQSQLDIDHTNKRVMDAGCGTAILSIMASKLKAKEVEAFDIDEWSVINGTENIQNNHCQNIHIHQGKIDDMKFEGKFDLILANINKNILLSEMKSYANYLVAGGQLLISGFYTHDIGDLLNEANKHQLTEVSRKDRETWAAVLLERK